The following are encoded together in the Oceanobacillus zhaokaii genome:
- a CDS encoding segregation/condensation protein A, translated as MNQAYQVELDVFEGPLDLLLHLINQQEIDIYDIPMAEITKQYMEFIHTMHKLELNIASEYLVMAASLVAIKSQLLLPNQSIDDEAEEYMEDPREELIGRLIEYRKYKEAAQKLKEKEIESNQIFTRPPTLFDGLEDTKQPVTKGQVSVYDMLTALGKMFERKKWNEPLDTKIERAEIPIQKRMEEIVQAVRGNKNGTSFDQLFPYPSRTHVVVTFIAILELMKNKHVYCKQTKHFDTLFVFYMEE; from the coding sequence ATGAATCAAGCATATCAGGTTGAATTAGATGTATTTGAAGGTCCGCTTGATTTATTACTACATTTGATTAATCAGCAAGAAATTGATATATACGATATTCCGATGGCGGAAATTACTAAACAGTATATGGAATTCATCCATACGATGCACAAATTAGAGTTAAATATTGCTAGTGAGTACCTCGTAATGGCAGCATCACTTGTAGCGATAAAAAGTCAATTGCTATTGCCAAACCAATCGATTGATGATGAAGCAGAAGAATATATGGAGGACCCAAGAGAAGAATTGATTGGGAGATTAATTGAATATAGAAAGTACAAAGAAGCTGCACAGAAATTAAAAGAAAAAGAAATTGAATCAAATCAAATCTTTACAAGACCACCAACACTGTTCGATGGGTTAGAGGATACGAAACAACCTGTAACGAAAGGGCAGGTATCTGTTTACGATATGCTGACTGCACTTGGCAAGATGTTTGAACGAAAAAAATGGAATGAACCATTAGATACAAAAATTGAACGCGCAGAGATTCCGATTCAAAAGCGAATGGAAGAAATTGTCCAAGCCGTAAGGGGTAATAAGAACGGAACTTCCTTTGATCAGCTGTTTCCATATCCCTCACGAACCCATGTTGTCGTGACGTTTATTGCTATATTGGAATTAATGAAAAACAAGCACGTCTATTGTAAACAAACGAAACACTTTGATACACTTTTTGTTTTTTATATGGAGGAATAG
- a CDS encoding YjcZ family sporulation protein, with translation MSGGYGYGGGFALIVVLFILLIIVGAAWL, from the coding sequence ATGAGTGGTGGTTACGGATATGGTGGAGGATTCGCGTTAATCGTTGTATTGTTCATTCTATTAATTATTGTTGGGGCTGCTTGGTTGTAG
- a CDS encoding GNAT family N-acetyltransferase: protein MLIRYKKNLEKIAMGLLSFMPEEKKDIKKLLQTIKEYETNDDWHLYLWKEEDVLGAIGIKMEEDNHVIIQHLSVTPSHRNLGIGKHMVHEIRKQYQDKYTVSATGEIQSFYDKSEDISDHVDEQ, encoded by the coding sequence ATGCTAATTCGTTATAAAAAAAATCTAGAAAAGATTGCAATGGGATTATTGTCTTTCATGCCGGAAGAAAAAAAAGACATTAAAAAATTGCTGCAAACGATTAAAGAATATGAAACCAATGATGACTGGCACCTCTACTTATGGAAAGAAGAGGATGTCTTAGGTGCGATTGGAATAAAAATGGAAGAAGATAATCATGTTATTATCCAACATCTGTCCGTTACACCATCACATCGCAATTTAGGGATCGGTAAACATATGGTACATGAGATAAGAAAGCAATATCAGGATAAATACACAGTTAGTGCTACAGGCGAAATTCAGAGTTTCTATGATAAGTCTGAAGATATTAGTGATCATGTTGATGAACAGTGA
- a CDS encoding M50 family metallopeptidase, translating to MDILLLLFLILIVVPSSTLIHEMGHALAARMIKAETISLSIGRGKQLLQFRFERFQMTIYAVYFLDGLTSSSRVNPYSKRERLWITALGPVFNGIIAFLLFFVPNWYENEFIFLLFWYNVWLGLGNLIPLKFKNKHTDGYTLYQLLSENHPSDLY from the coding sequence ATGGATATTTTACTATTACTATTTTTGATATTGATTGTAGTCCCATCTAGCACCCTAATTCATGAAATGGGCCATGCTTTAGCTGCCAGGATGATTAAAGCGGAGACTATTAGTCTATCAATTGGAAGAGGAAAACAATTACTGCAATTTCGTTTTGAACGGTTTCAGATGACCATTTATGCTGTTTATTTCCTGGATGGGCTTACGTCAAGTAGCAGAGTTAATCCGTACAGTAAGAGAGAGAGGCTTTGGATTACCGCTCTAGGTCCTGTTTTTAATGGAATAATAGCATTCCTTTTATTTTTTGTTCCTAACTGGTACGAAAACGAATTTATATTTTTATTATTTTGGTACAATGTTTGGTTAGGATTAGGTAATTTAATTCCTTTAAAATTTAAAAATAAACATACAGATGGTTATACGCTTTATCAGCTCTTATCGGAAAATCACCCATCTGATTTATATTAG
- a CDS encoding peptidylprolyl isomerase has protein sequence MAKKGYIIMENGEKIELEFFPNEAPNTVANFEKLANSGFYDGVVFHRVIPGFVSQGGDPTGTGMGGSGTTIKCETEGNPHKHVAGSLSMAHAGKDTGSSQFFIVHEPQPHLDGVHTVFGIVTSGLETALAMQNGDVMKEVKVFEA, from the coding sequence ATGGCTAAAAAAGGATATATCATTATGGAGAATGGTGAAAAAATCGAATTAGAATTTTTCCCAAATGAAGCTCCAAATACAGTAGCAAACTTTGAAAAATTAGCAAACAGCGGATTTTACGATGGGGTAGTATTCCACCGTGTAATTCCTGGCTTCGTAAGTCAAGGTGGAGATCCAACTGGTACCGGTATGGGTGGCAGTGGAACAACGATTAAATGTGAAACAGAAGGTAATCCTCACAAGCATGTAGCAGGAAGCTTATCAATGGCACATGCTGGGAAGGATACTGGTTCAAGCCAGTTCTTTATCGTTCATGAGCCACAGCCACATTTAGATGGTGTTCATACAGTATTTGGAATTGTTACATCTGGCTTAGAAACAGCTTTAGCAATGCAAAACGGTGATGTAATGAAAGAGGTTAAAGTTTTTGAAGCTTAA
- the lysA gene encoding diaminopimelate decarboxylase encodes MLINHHPFQVNQHGHLEIGGLDTIMLAEKYGTPLYVYDVAMIRKNARTFVHTFKELGVKAKVAYASKAFSTIAMLQVAKQENLYLDVVSEGELYTALKAEFPTDRIHLHGNNKSIEELTMAIDHNIGCIVVDNFHEIDLLTRILQEKNKKADVLMRVTPGVESHTHDYIMTGNEDSKFGFNLQNGQAEAAFKQLNQHEAIHLKGLHCHIGSQIFETEGFVRTTDILFNTLADWKEKYDYTPSVLNLGGGYGIRYTAEDKPLPYDTYVKDLVKAVEHHVSKLNIAMPEIWLEPGRSIVGEAGITLYTIGSMKEIPGVRNYISVDGGMTDNIRPALYQAKYDAVIANRANKPVTREVTVAGKACESGDQLIKDLPIPEVESGDILAVFSTGAYGYSMASHYNRFTNPAVVFIEDKKDKLVVRRETYEDVVRNDLSYE; translated from the coding sequence ATGCTAATAAACCATCATCCATTTCAAGTAAATCAACATGGACATTTAGAAATTGGTGGGTTAGATACAATAATGCTTGCCGAAAAATACGGAACGCCACTTTATGTATATGATGTTGCGATGATTCGCAAAAACGCAAGAACCTTTGTACATACTTTTAAAGAATTGGGTGTTAAAGCAAAAGTAGCGTATGCAAGTAAAGCCTTTTCCACTATTGCAATGCTTCAGGTTGCTAAACAGGAGAATCTATATTTAGACGTTGTTTCAGAAGGTGAATTATATACAGCATTAAAGGCTGAATTTCCTACTGACAGAATTCATTTGCATGGAAATAATAAAAGCATTGAAGAATTAACAATGGCAATTGATCATAATATCGGCTGTATTGTGGTCGATAATTTTCACGAAATCGACTTACTTACACGAATACTACAAGAAAAGAATAAAAAAGCAGATGTATTAATGCGGGTTACTCCTGGAGTTGAATCACATACTCATGATTATATTATGACTGGTAATGAAGATTCTAAATTCGGATTTAATCTCCAGAATGGTCAAGCAGAAGCAGCATTTAAACAATTGAATCAGCATGAAGCAATTCATTTGAAAGGATTACATTGTCACATCGGTTCACAAATCTTTGAGACGGAAGGATTTGTCCGCACAACAGATATATTGTTTAATACGTTAGCTGATTGGAAAGAAAAATATGATTATACACCGAGTGTTTTGAATTTAGGTGGAGGATACGGAATACGCTACACTGCAGAGGATAAACCACTTCCCTATGATACATATGTTAAGGATCTTGTGAAAGCCGTTGAGCATCATGTGAGTAAACTTAACATTGCGATGCCTGAGATCTGGTTAGAACCTGGTCGCTCAATTGTCGGTGAAGCAGGCATAACGTTATATACAATAGGATCCATGAAGGAAATACCGGGTGTTCGTAATTATATTTCTGTTGATGGTGGCATGACAGATAATATTAGACCTGCATTATATCAAGCGAAATATGATGCAGTAATTGCAAATCGAGCAAATAAACCAGTTACAAGAGAAGTAACCGTAGCTGGAAAAGCCTGTGAATCCGGTGACCAGCTCATTAAGGACTTACCAATTCCTGAAGTAGAATCGGGTGATATACTCGCTGTATTCTCAACTGGAGCATACGGGTATTCGATGGCAAGTCACTATAATCGCTTTACGAACCCTGCTGTAGTTTTCATTGAAGACAAAAAAGACAAGCTAGTAGTAAGAAGAGAAACATATGAAGATGTCGTTCGTAATGATTTGTCTTATGAATAA
- a CDS encoding spore germination protein, translated as MVISNTKHPVSAKISENQQYMKEHLGIGRSFDVGFREIIVLKKKVQLYYVTGLCDTLVFQEILKVLIQINDFESNLKKIPEIIHNRLVHQQVSETETMDEVVDQLLSGLIVVFIDGEKYAYVVDVRSYPGRTPQEPDTEKVIRGSRDGYTENIIQNTALTRRRLRDERLRLEMMKIGERSKTDVCISYIQDIADDGLVEVIKEKLSSIEIDGITMTDKAIEDYFIESKWNNYPLVRYTERPDVAASHLLEGHVIVIVDTSPSVMILPVTFFHHLQHAEEYRQAPIVGTFIRFIRFMAVLASLYLMPFWLLLVIDPTLLPKQLSFIGPNEVGNIPVFIQIIVAGLGVEFLRMAAIHTPTPLSTAMGLIAAVLIGQIAIDVGFLSPEVILYASVSAIGSYVTPSYELSIANKLVSFALVIVVGLFGIPGFIFGIVAHLLYLIHLKSIKVPYMWPFIPFNGKAMLHVIFRIPVPYTNTRPSFVHPKNVYRQPIKKS; from the coding sequence ATGGTAATTTCAAACACAAAACATCCAGTTTCAGCTAAAATTAGTGAGAATCAGCAATATATGAAGGAGCATCTCGGAATCGGCCGATCATTTGATGTTGGATTCCGGGAAATTATAGTCCTGAAAAAAAAGGTACAGCTTTATTATGTAACAGGTCTCTGTGATACTTTAGTATTTCAAGAAATATTAAAAGTGTTAATCCAGATTAATGATTTCGAGAGTAACTTAAAAAAGATTCCTGAAATCATACATAATCGCCTGGTCCATCAACAAGTATCTGAGACTGAAACAATGGATGAGGTGGTTGATCAGCTACTATCAGGCTTAATTGTCGTCTTTATTGACGGTGAAAAATATGCATATGTAGTTGATGTAAGAAGCTATCCGGGTAGAACACCACAAGAACCGGATACAGAAAAGGTTATCCGCGGTTCAAGAGACGGATACACGGAAAATATTATCCAAAACACAGCATTAACACGTCGAAGATTACGTGACGAACGGTTACGATTAGAAATGATGAAGATTGGTGAGCGATCGAAAACAGATGTCTGTATTAGTTATATACAAGATATTGCAGACGATGGACTTGTGGAAGTTATTAAGGAAAAGCTAAGTTCAATTGAAATTGATGGAATAACGATGACAGATAAAGCAATAGAAGATTATTTTATTGAAAGTAAATGGAATAACTATCCTCTCGTTAGATATACCGAACGACCGGATGTTGCAGCAAGTCATTTATTAGAAGGTCATGTAATCGTGATTGTTGACACTTCACCTAGTGTCATGATTCTTCCCGTAACCTTCTTTCATCATCTCCAGCATGCAGAGGAATACCGTCAGGCACCAATAGTAGGTACATTTATTCGATTTATTCGTTTTATGGCTGTACTAGCATCATTGTATTTAATGCCGTTTTGGTTGCTGCTAGTAATAGATCCAACGTTACTGCCTAAGCAATTATCATTTATTGGACCAAATGAAGTTGGAAATATTCCAGTATTTATCCAAATAATTGTCGCAGGTCTCGGGGTTGAGTTTTTACGCATGGCAGCGATTCATACACCAACCCCGTTATCAACAGCAATGGGACTTATTGCAGCAGTGTTAATTGGACAAATTGCAATTGATGTGGGTTTCTTAAGCCCAGAAGTAATTCTCTATGCATCAGTAAGCGCGATTGGTTCCTATGTGACACCGAGTTATGAACTCAGCATTGCGAATAAGTTAGTAAGTTTCGCTTTAGTAATTGTGGTTGGCCTATTCGGAATACCCGGGTTTATTTTTGGAATCGTAGCCCATTTATTATATCTCATTCACTTAAAATCAATAAAAGTACCTTATATGTGGCCATTTATCCCATTCAATGGTAAAGCGATGTTACATGTTATTTTCAGAATCCCTGTTCCATATACAAATACTAGGCCTAGTTTTGTACATCCGAAAAATGTGTACAGACAGCCGATTAAGAAGAGCTAA
- a CDS encoding stage V sporulation protein AB, whose amino-acid sequence MIQTLLVNFLQVLIGFSGGLAVGGGFVAFITVLGIIPRLIQLTKTEKLVKMYSGCVIIGLLIGSYFSFADIKLNQPIIFLILWGLFHGIFNGLLAAALTEVLNVFPVISKRIRMERHLLILLMAIVFGKIIGSLFQWTIFVK is encoded by the coding sequence ATGATACAAACCCTACTAGTTAATTTTTTACAAGTACTTATAGGTTTTAGTGGAGGTCTTGCAGTAGGAGGTGGGTTTGTTGCGTTTATTACCGTATTAGGGATTATTCCAAGATTAATTCAACTGACAAAAACAGAGAAATTAGTAAAAATGTACAGTGGATGTGTCATTATCGGTTTATTGATTGGTAGTTATTTTTCTTTCGCCGACATTAAATTAAATCAACCAATCATCTTTTTAATTCTTTGGGGATTATTTCATGGAATATTCAATGGTCTGCTTGCAGCTGCGCTAACAGAGGTATTAAATGTTTTTCCTGTTATTTCTAAACGAATTAGAATGGAAAGACATCTATTAATTTTATTAATGGCAATCGTATTTGGTAAAATAATTGGTTCATTATTTCAGTGGACAATATTTGTTAAGTAG
- a CDS encoding stage V sporulation protein AA: MTTIVYLRMKKNIEFSEMQEVQLKHIAHISSTDPLLNKKLENTPIYRISKKDKNIVIMDSFLIIDHLTKTFSTIEIQLIGPSQTIIRVVAKKKPINLLMVSIVWIILFIGTAMTIMNFHYDVSMQQVQQKLHYLLTGEQNQYPLWIQIPYSLGLGIGTLLFFNHWFNKRFNEEPSPLEVEIYKYQQDLDNYLNQHENKLNDTNPTS; this comes from the coding sequence ATGACAACGATTGTTTATTTACGAATGAAGAAAAATATTGAGTTTAGTGAAATGCAAGAAGTTCAATTAAAGCATATTGCCCATATTAGCTCAACAGATCCCTTATTAAACAAAAAACTTGAGAATACCCCAATCTATCGTATTAGTAAAAAGGATAAAAACATCGTCATTATGGACAGTTTTTTAATTATAGATCACTTAACAAAAACGTTTAGTACAATAGAAATTCAACTGATAGGTCCCTCACAAACGATAATACGAGTAGTTGCAAAAAAGAAACCAATCAACTTATTAATGGTCTCTATTGTATGGATTATTCTGTTCATCGGAACGGCTATGACGATTATGAATTTCCATTATGATGTCAGTATGCAGCAAGTGCAGCAGAAGCTCCATTATTTACTTACCGGAGAGCAAAATCAATACCCTTTATGGATTCAAATACCGTATTCACTAGGATTAGGTATTGGTACTCTTCTGTTCTTTAATCATTGGTTTAATAAACGATTTAATGAAGAACCAAGTCCACTTGAAGTAGAAATTTATAAATATCAACAAGACCTCGATAACTATTTGAATCAACATGAAAATAAACTAAATGATACAAACCCTACTAGTTAA
- the sigF gene encoding RNA polymerase sporulation sigma factor SigF — MNVNVKNTKRKATLSDEQVKNYIYKSQQGDKQARDILVENNIRLVWSVVQRFINRGYDPDDLFQIGSIGLIKSIDKFDLSYDVRFSTYAVPMIIGEIQRFIRDDGSVKVSRSLKEIGNKIRKKRDEMTKQLGRSPTINELAEALEIPPEDVVLAQEAAKTPHSIHETVFENDGDPITLLDQIADQDTKWFDKFNLEEAIKSLNDRERLIIYLRYYKDQTQTEVAERLGISQVQVSRLEKKILLEMKINMDP, encoded by the coding sequence ATGAACGTAAATGTAAAAAATACTAAGCGTAAAGCAACCCTATCGGACGAACAGGTGAAGAACTATATTTACAAGAGTCAGCAAGGGGACAAGCAGGCTAGAGATATTCTTGTTGAAAATAATATTCGGTTGGTTTGGTCTGTTGTACAACGTTTTATTAATCGTGGTTATGATCCTGATGATTTATTTCAGATTGGTAGTATAGGGCTGATCAAATCAATAGATAAGTTCGATTTATCTTATGATGTTCGATTTTCTACGTATGCCGTTCCAATGATCATTGGTGAAATCCAACGTTTTATCAGGGATGATGGTAGTGTAAAGGTGAGTCGATCATTAAAGGAAATTGGCAATAAAATCCGCAAAAAAAGGGATGAAATGACGAAGCAACTTGGAAGATCGCCCACGATTAATGAACTTGCAGAAGCCCTGGAAATACCACCAGAGGATGTTGTACTAGCGCAAGAAGCAGCTAAAACCCCGCATTCAATCCATGAAACGGTATTTGAAAACGATGGTGATCCAATAACTCTACTGGATCAAATTGCAGACCAGGACACAAAATGGTTTGATAAATTTAATTTAGAAGAAGCAATTAAAAGCTTAAATGATCGTGAACGATTAATCATCTACTTACGCTATTACAAGGACCAAACCCAAACGGAAGTAGCAGAAAGACTCGGAATCTCCCAAGTACAAGTTTCGCGTTTAGAGAAAAAGATACTGCTTGAAATGAAAATAAATATGGACCCTTAA
- the spoIIAB gene encoding anti-sigma F factor produces MKNQMKIEFSSISENEAFARVTVAAFISQLDPTMDELTEIKTVVSEVVTNAIIHGYNNEGHHKIYISCTIENDEIQLTIQDNGVGIADINRAMEPLYTSKPDLERSGMGFTIIENFMDSVAVTSTPEKGTTVNMTKQLINSKTVYN; encoded by the coding sequence GTGAAAAATCAAATGAAGATAGAGTTTTCTAGCATTAGTGAAAATGAAGCTTTTGCGCGCGTTACAGTGGCAGCTTTTATTTCCCAGCTAGATCCGACAATGGATGAATTAACGGAAATTAAAACAGTCGTTTCTGAAGTTGTAACGAACGCCATAATTCATGGCTATAATAATGAGGGTCATCACAAGATTTACATCTCTTGTACAATTGAAAACGATGAAATTCAACTCACAATCCAGGACAATGGCGTTGGAATAGCTGATATAAACAGAGCAATGGAACCTTTATACACCTCAAAACCTGATTTAGAAAGATCTGGTATGGGCTTTACAATTATCGAAAACTTCATGGATTCGGTTGCTGTCACGTCCACTCCTGAAAAGGGGACAACCGTAAACATGACCAAGCAACTTATTAATAGTAAAACGGTTTATAATTAG
- the spoIIAA gene encoding anti-sigma F factor antagonist has translation MGLHSMFDVKEDVLIVRLAGELDHHEAEHLRDSWKDMIYSNSIKHVILNLENVSFMDSSGLGVILGRYKEVLQLGGEMVVCSISPSIKRLFEMSGLFKIVRLEENESFALETLGVAS, from the coding sequence ATGGGACTTCACTCAATGTTTGATGTTAAAGAAGATGTATTAATTGTTAGGCTCGCCGGCGAGCTGGATCACCATGAAGCAGAACATCTACGAGATAGCTGGAAGGACATGATATATTCAAATTCCATTAAACATGTTATCTTAAATCTCGAAAATGTCAGCTTCATGGATAGTTCAGGTTTGGGTGTTATTTTAGGGAGATATAAAGAAGTATTACAGCTTGGCGGAGAAATGGTTGTATGCTCTATTTCTCCTTCAATCAAGCGTTTGTTTGAAATGTCAGGGCTCTTTAAAATTGTTCGCTTAGAGGAGAATGAATCATTTGCTTTAGAAACACTGGGGGTGGCTTCGTGA
- a CDS encoding D-alanyl-D-alanine carboxypeptidase family protein → MKKYILMVAVIFSISAIFPTLSVLAEEKPADSTMEELNLAPNSKSAILIERDTGKLLFDKNAHEKLPPASMTKVMTLLLIMEALEKGNLKLDETVRVSDYAASMGGSQIFLEAGEEMSVDDLLKGIAIASGNDASVAMAERIAGSEEAFVKKMNDKVKELKLENTKFQNTTGLPADDHYSTAYDMAIMAKELLKYEKITNYTSIYEDYLRKGKENEFWLVNTNKLVRFYPGVDGLKTGFTNEAMYCLTATAEKDGMRVIAVVMGAKTPKERNSTVSSMLDYAFNSFETNKLFEKNEKIADLQLLKADKKNIKVVTSESISTLHAKGDSIENITSEIVLDKKINLPINIGDKIGKLVVKNGEEKILESPLTVDENIGKASYFTLLKRSIQAIVKSD, encoded by the coding sequence ATGAAAAAATACATATTAATGGTTGCGGTGATATTTTCAATTTCTGCTATTTTTCCAACTCTTTCAGTTTTAGCAGAGGAAAAGCCAGCAGACAGCACAATGGAAGAATTAAATCTAGCACCAAATTCAAAGTCAGCGATTTTAATTGAAAGAGATACAGGCAAGCTCCTTTTTGATAAAAATGCACATGAAAAACTCCCGCCAGCAAGTATGACGAAAGTGATGACATTACTATTAATTATGGAGGCTCTTGAAAAGGGAAATTTAAAACTCGACGAAACAGTCCGTGTAAGTGATTATGCAGCATCCATGGGTGGATCACAAATCTTCCTTGAAGCTGGGGAAGAGATGTCAGTAGATGATCTTTTAAAGGGAATTGCAATTGCTTCCGGAAATGATGCGAGTGTTGCAATGGCTGAGAGAATAGCAGGAAGTGAAGAAGCTTTTGTTAAAAAGATGAATGATAAAGTAAAGGAACTTAAACTGGAGAATACAAAGTTTCAAAATACTACCGGATTACCAGCTGACGATCATTACAGTACCGCATATGATATGGCAATCATGGCGAAGGAATTATTAAAATATGAAAAAATTACAAACTATACCTCTATCTATGAAGATTATTTAAGAAAAGGGAAAGAAAATGAATTTTGGTTGGTGAATACAAATAAGCTGGTTCGTTTTTACCCTGGTGTAGACGGGTTAAAAACAGGGTTTACGAACGAAGCGATGTATTGCTTAACAGCTACAGCTGAGAAAGATGGTATGCGCGTGATTGCAGTTGTTATGGGAGCAAAAACACCAAAGGAGCGGAATTCAACTGTATCAAGTATGCTTGACTATGCGTTTAATAGCTTTGAAACAAATAAGCTATTTGAAAAAAATGAAAAGATTGCGGATCTGCAATTATTAAAAGCAGACAAAAAGAATATTAAAGTTGTAACATCAGAATCAATAAGTACTCTACATGCAAAAGGGGATTCAATTGAGAATATTACTTCAGAAATTGTACTTGATAAAAAAATCAACCTGCCTATAAATATAGGTGACAAGATAGGTAAATTAGTTGTTAAAAATGGAGAGGAAAAAATTCTTGAGTCACCTCTAACGGTGGATGAAAATATTGGCAAAGCATCCTATTTCACATTATTAAAAAGATCAATACAAGCAATTGTAAAATCTGATTAA
- a CDS encoding pyrimidine-nucleoside phosphorylase: MRMYDIIEKKRDGKELTSEEIEFFINGYTADEIPDYQVSALLMAIFYQDMTAKERADLTKAMVESGDQIDLSAIDGIKVDKHSTGGVGDTTTLVLAPLVASLDVPVAKMSGKGLGHTGGTIDKLESVPGFHVEITNDEFVRLVNENKVAVIGQSGNLTPADKKLYSLRDVTATVNSIPLIASSIMSKKIAAGADAIVLDVKTGEGAFMKKLEDSKELAKAMVSIGNQVGRNTVAIISDMNQPLGFAIGNALEIKEAIDTLQGKGPEDLTELCLTLGSQMVVLAGMAEDVDEAREKLSENLENGKALEQFKVFLKAQGGDSTVVDEPNRLPEATYKVELPATSSGTVEAIVANEIGTAAMLLGAGRATKESEIDLAVGIVLNKKIGDQVSEGESLLTIHANNEELEQIKKKLYDSIVISTNSVKAPTLIYDTITE, translated from the coding sequence TTGAGAATGTATGACATTATTGAGAAAAAGCGTGACGGCAAAGAATTAACGAGTGAAGAAATCGAGTTTTTCATTAATGGATATACCGCAGACGAAATTCCAGACTATCAAGTAAGTGCCTTGTTAATGGCAATATTTTATCAAGATATGACAGCAAAAGAACGTGCTGATTTAACGAAAGCAATGGTAGAGTCTGGTGATCAAATCGACTTATCGGCAATAGATGGAATAAAAGTTGATAAACATTCAACTGGAGGTGTCGGTGATACAACGACATTAGTTTTAGCTCCATTGGTTGCATCTTTAGATGTACCAGTAGCGAAGATGAGCGGGAAAGGCCTCGGTCACACTGGTGGAACGATTGATAAGTTAGAATCTGTTCCTGGATTCCATGTCGAAATAACGAATGATGAATTTGTTCGATTAGTAAATGAAAATAAAGTCGCAGTAATCGGACAATCAGGGAATCTGACACCCGCTGATAAAAAGCTTTATAGCTTACGAGATGTAACAGCCACCGTAAACTCAATTCCACTTATTGCAAGTTCGATTATGAGTAAAAAAATTGCGGCTGGTGCTGATGCGATTGTACTGGATGTGAAAACCGGTGAGGGCGCATTTATGAAGAAGCTTGAAGATTCCAAAGAATTGGCAAAAGCAATGGTATCTATCGGTAACCAAGTTGGAAGAAATACAGTGGCAATTATTTCCGATATGAATCAGCCACTCGGATTTGCAATCGGCAATGCACTTGAGATTAAGGAAGCAATCGATACTTTACAAGGAAAAGGTCCAGAGGATTTGACAGAGCTTTGTCTTACATTGGGAAGCCAAATGGTCGTATTAGCAGGTATGGCAGAAGATGTAGACGAGGCAAGAGAGAAATTATCAGAGAATCTTGAGAATGGGAAAGCACTGGAACAATTTAAAGTATTTCTTAAAGCACAAGGTGGAGATTCGACAGTTGTTGATGAGCCAAACCGATTACCAGAGGCAACTTATAAAGTTGAATTGCCTGCAACATCTTCTGGGACTGTGGAAGCAATTGTTGCTAATGAAATCGGCACAGCAGCGATGCTGTTAGGGGCTGGACGTGCAACAAAAGAATCAGAGATTGACCTTGCGGTTGGAATTGTTTTAAATAAAAAGATTGGTGATCAAGTTTCTGAAGGGGAATCTTTGTTGACAATCCATGCTAACAACGAAGAACTCGAGCAAATTAAAAAGAAATTATATGATAGCATAGTCATCTCTACAAATTCAGTTAAAGCCCCAACATTAATTTATGATACGATCACAGAATAA